A genome region from Thalassotalea euphylliae includes the following:
- a CDS encoding class I SAM-dependent methyltransferase codes for MSARIYLNVGREKSLRRKHPWVFSKAVNKVKGKPMLGETVDVFDSKDNWLARGAYSPESQMRVRVWTFDQNENIDRDFFKRKLEQAQSRRDWFIEQGKLTGYRLIAGESDGMPGITIDKYDDIIVCQLLSAGAEFHRHTLVDVLTELYPDCGVYERSDVDVRKKEGLEKQVGWLANEKSSTERVICEHGINIIVDVATGHKTGFYLDQRDSRLAAGKYAKDKNILNCFSYTGTFSLHCAAAGAASVTNVDVSQAALDIAQRNLAENNLENAPVEFVKEDVFKLLRKYKADGVRFDMIIMDPPKFVENKAQLTSACRGYKDINMLAMQLLNPGGLLLTFSCSGLLDAPLFQKVVADAALDAGKSCHFVERLHQAADHPISSNYPEGYYLKGFVCQIN; via the coding sequence ATGTCAGCAAGAATTTATTTAAATGTTGGTCGTGAAAAATCTTTACGCCGCAAACACCCTTGGGTGTTCTCAAAAGCCGTGAATAAAGTTAAGGGTAAACCTATGCTTGGTGAGACTGTTGATGTATTTGACAGTAAAGACAACTGGTTAGCACGCGGCGCATATTCACCTGAATCTCAAATGCGAGTTCGCGTCTGGACCTTTGATCAAAACGAAAATATTGATCGTGACTTTTTCAAACGCAAACTCGAACAAGCTCAAAGCCGGCGTGATTGGTTTATCGAACAAGGCAAGCTAACGGGGTATCGCCTTATTGCAGGTGAGTCTGACGGTATGCCCGGTATTACCATTGATAAATACGACGATATTATTGTTTGTCAGTTACTTTCAGCAGGTGCAGAGTTTCATCGTCATACTTTAGTTGATGTATTAACAGAACTTTATCCTGACTGCGGTGTTTACGAACGCTCTGACGTTGACGTACGTAAAAAAGAAGGTTTGGAAAAACAAGTGGGTTGGCTAGCTAATGAAAAATCGTCAACCGAGCGCGTTATTTGTGAGCACGGCATTAACATTATTGTGGATGTTGCTACGGGCCATAAAACAGGTTTTTATCTTGATCAACGCGATTCTCGATTAGCAGCTGGAAAATACGCAAAAGACAAAAACATTCTCAATTGCTTTTCTTACACAGGTACATTTTCACTTCATTGCGCGGCGGCAGGTGCGGCTTCAGTAACTAATGTTGATGTATCACAAGCAGCGTTAGATATTGCTCAGCGTAACTTAGCTGAAAACAACCTTGAAAATGCGCCAGTAGAATTTGTTAAAGAAGATGTATTTAAACTGCTGCGCAAATATAAAGCAGACGGTGTTCGTTTTGACATGATTATCATGGATCCACCAAAATTTGTTGAAAACAAAGCGCAACTAACTAGTGCTTGTCGTGGCTACAAAGATATCAACATGTTGGCGATGCAATTACTGAATCCTGGCGGTTTATTACTTACTTTTAGCTGCTCTGGCCTACTTGATGCTCCACTATTTCAGAAAGTTGTTGCTGATGCCGCACTAGATGCTGGCAAGTCTTGCCACTTTGTTGAACGTTTGCACCAAGCTGCAGATCATCCAATTTCAAGCAACTACCCTGAGGGTTACTACTTAAAAGGCTTTGTTTGCCAAATTAACTAA